In Nicotiana tabacum cultivar K326 chromosome 11, ASM71507v2, whole genome shotgun sequence, a single window of DNA contains:
- the LOC107764224 gene encoding uncharacterized protein At4g19900-like, with the protein MLRNLRTRRRPLYGAHICALAAAILLLLSVSLLYSRLNFFLQPNNHHPHPLSYDTISLNNPLVDDLADADYRSSDDRIDELDVADNSNNNNDDELLLSNESEEDDEELINQYPRVSSTYFYDQRHGVVRRAFNKRSIEEWEDYVNFESRMKVGLGFKSDESKAAFGSDDFPVDVQMRMKLSEIKSVEDALLLKGSPLREGWGEWFEKKSDFLRRDRMFKSNLEALNPNNNPMLQDPDGAGITGLTRGDKIVLKGLMNELKKVPFLVKKPLSVSELRKSELVSDALDLQKMAGLAKNDAFESKELKFNTELVKTNDAYVNKGKRAERRALNDNARIGKRAVHVHDTDEDLATRSNKGIHNGNRKAVEGETEVSGQVYADGKRWGYFPGLQSRLSFANFMDSFFRKAKCTMRFFMVWNSPAWMFTTRYHRGLESVLNHHPDACVVVFSETIELNFFSGFVKDGFKVAVVMPNLDELLQDTPTHVFASVWYEWKQTKHYPLHYSELVRLAALYKYGGIYLDSDIIVLNSLSLLNNTVAFEDDLRGKTLNGAVMAFRKQSPFIMECLKEFYASYDDAQLRWNGADLLTRVASNFSGNDNLSDRTMEVKFQPSFLIFPIGHNNITRYFSAPATESEKAEQDMLFKTILKEAVTFHFWNGLTSAMVPEPESLAYQIINYNCLHCSEEL; encoded by the exons ATGCTTCGGAACCTCCGAACGCGGCGGCGTCCGCTTTACGGCGCTCACATTTGCGCCTTAGCCGCCGCGATTCTCCTCCTGCTTTCGGTTTCGCTCCTCTACAGTCGCCTCAACTTCTTCCTCCAACCTAACAATCACCACCCGCACCCCCTCTCATACGACACCATTTCACTGAACAATCCTCTCGTCGACGATTTAGCCGACGCTGATTACCGCTCATCTGACGACCGCATCGACGAGCTCGACGTTGCtgacaatagcaacaacaataacgATGATGAGCTCCTCTTATCCAACGAATCCGAAGAGGACGACGAAGAACTCATCAACCAGTATCCTAGGGTTTCCTCTACGTATTTCTACGACCAGAGGCACGGAGTTGTACGGAGAGCGTTTAACAAACGATCGATTGAGGAATGGGAGGATTACGTTAATTTCGAATCGAGGATGAAGGTAGGATTAGGGTTTAAGAGTGATGAATCTAAGGCCGCGTTTGGATCTGATGATTTTCCAGTAGATGTGCAAATGAGAATGAAATTGAGTGAGATTAAGAGTGTTGAAGATGCTTTGTTACTAAAAGGATCACCTTTGAGGGAAGGGTGGGGTGAGTGGTTTGAAAAGAAGAGTGATTTTTTGAGGCGAGACCGGATGTTCAAGTCGAATTTGGAGGCGTTAAATCCAAATAATAATCCCATGTTGCAGGATCCTGATGGAGCTGGGATTACTGGATTGACTAGAGGGGATAAAATTGTATTGAAAGGGTTGATGAATGAGCTTAAGAAAGTTCCATTTCTGGTGAAAAAGCCACTTTCGGTTTCTGAATTGAGAAAATCTGAACTGGTTAGTGATGCTTTGGATTTGCAGAAGATGGCGGGGCTGGCCAAAAATGATGCCTTCGAGTCCAAAGAGTTGAAGTTCAATACTGAATTGGTGAAAACTAATGATGCGTATGTGAATAAAGGGAAGAGAGCGGAGCGTAGAGCATTAAATGATAATGCTAGAATTGGAAAAAGAGCTGTACATGTTCATGATACTGATGAAGATTTAGCTACTAGGAGTAACAAAGGGATACACAATGGTAATAGGAAAGCTGTGGAAGGTGAGACTGAAGTTTCTGGGCAAGTCTATGCTGATGGAAAGAGATGGGGTTACTTTCCGGGTTTGCAATCCCGGTTGTCTTTTGCTAATTTTATGGATTCCTTTTTCAGGAAAGCAAAATGTACTATGAGATTTTTCATGGTGTGGAATTCTCCTGCATGGATGTTTACCACTCGGTATCATAGGGGACTTGAGAGCGTACTTAACCATCACCCGGATGCCTGTGTGGTGGTTTTCTCTGAGACAATAGAACTTAACTTCTTTAGTGGTTTTGTGAAGGATGG CTTCAAAGTGGCTGTTGTGATGCCCAATCTTGATGAGCTCCTACAAGATACACCAACACATGTATTTGCTTCTGTCTGGTACGAGTGGAAGCAGACAAAACATTATCCTTTACATTACAGTGAACTTGTCAGGCTGGCAGCTCTATACAA GTATGGGGGAATCTATCTTGACTCGGATATCATAGTGTTGAATTCATTGTCTTTGCTGAATAATACTGTTGCTTTTGAGGATGACCTACGTGGAAAAACACTAAATGGTGCTGTAATGGCATTTAGAAAGCAAAG TCCTTTTATAATGGAGTGTTTGAAGGAGTTTTATGCCTCTTATGACGACGCACAATTGAGGTGGAATGGAGCTGATCTTCTGACAAGAGTTGCTAGTAACTTTTCTGGCAATGATAATCTCTCCGATAGAACGATGGAGGTCAAGTTTCAACCCTCTTTTCTTATCTTCCCTATCGGTCATAATAATATTACCAG ATATTTCTCAGCACCAGCAACGGAGAGTGAGAAAGCTGAACAAGATATGCTATTTAAAACTATCCTCAAAGAAGCAGTCACATTTCACTTTTGGAATGGCTTAACTTCAGCTATGGTTCCAGAGCCTGAGAGCCTTGCATACCAGATCATTAATTACAATTGCCTACATTGCTCTGAAGAATTGTGA